A single region of the Vanacampus margaritifer isolate UIUO_Vmar chromosome 13, RoL_Vmar_1.0, whole genome shotgun sequence genome encodes:
- the tubgcp5 gene encoding gamma-tubulin complex component 5 isoform X2 translates to MAHWSTFEGETKELVRCVSGLEDEEEQNFQLALKFAWSNFRFHHFLDVDSHKVQRSISGIYEKLMVHSEVRKAESWMRLTDEFLNSPLANTNETKTDAHYSILSLLLLLSGSPSNTDFTERPRVKEVEPVDNFDWAKYLLEGEDIDNRPYPDTPEWSEEESEGEDSHQPISRQDSGIQLDKTPQEDKDHADKTVSVPWTVGEPDARAWLEQHVVTPYWVSHAPRFAHSLHLHSNLLNVWDQHLYNTDPLYLPEEKAFVTETQVVRETLWLLSGVKKHFIFQHHDGNVSVRNNVVVTHLTSNCLRSVLEHVAAYGQAVFRLQRFIDEVTGHSPELGPAGSKRGSEPPFRTYQAFVWALNKYFAGFKEELVAIERVLVCKDETVTLSAVLERLRPHLAQIKVLHKVFCTGVAEVPPETPNVVRASHLLNTLYKAIIEYDSVGEASEQTVALLFSLWTETVRPYLEIVDEWIVHGHLFDPAKEFIIQRNKDVAVNHRDFWHATYTLYSISETVESEMSDAASGSSAGDGGGGNRQLTMVSFLKPVLKQIIMAGKSMQLLKNLDRRQDAQTDSRDAERKSLYTLFLESVQSRLRSQDASPSGGASERQDARKSLIRMQSVVAQHLQMQDLHDPLLAINFARLYLEQSDFHERFSRDDFTVDRSSQSVTCQTFELTLRSCLYPHIQRRYVDCCGNLMKTLKKDYKLLEYLQAMRNYFLLEAGDTMYDFYTAIFDKVREKESWQQPSFLNGQLQEAVGQRRPEDSSRLSIFLETIDPGRKKHPVNNLEVLTLSYKVPWPVDIVISSECQKIYNQVFLLLLQIKWAKYSLDTLRFSDFTKKAEGTPADGARQKPVKQQIHRMCLLRVKLMHFVNSLHNYIMTRILHSTGLEFQHQVQEAKDLDQLIKIHYRYLATIHDRCLLREKVSFVKEAIMKVLNLVLIFSDRWQAGFGAWKIESIAKMESDFKNCHMFLVTILNKAVCRGSFPHLESLALSLMAGFEQC, encoded by the exons ATGGCTCACTGGAGCACCTTCGAGGGGGAGACGAAGGAGCTGGTCAGGTGTGTGAGCGGACTGGAGGACGAAGAGGAGCAAAACTTCCAGCTAGCGCTCAAATTCGCTTGGTCCAATTTCAG GTTCCATCACTTCCTGGATGTGGACAGCCACAAAGTGCAGCGTAGCATCAGTGG AATCTACGAAAAGCTGATGGTCCACTCGGAAGTGCGTAAGGCCGAAAGCTGGATGAGGCTGACTGATGAGTTCCTCAATTCGCCGCTGGCGAACACCAATGAAACGAAG ACGGACGCTCACTACAGCATACTGTCGCTGCTTCTCCTGTTGTCGGGCTCCCCCTCCAACACAGACTTTACGGAGCGACCCCGGGTCAAGGAGGTTG aacCAGTGGACAACTTTGATTGGGCGAAATACCTTCTGGAGGGTGAGGACATCGACAATAGGCCGTACCCTGATACTCCG GAGTGGTCCGAGGAGGAGAGCGAGGGCGAGGACAGCCATCAGCCAATCAGCAGGCAGGACTCCGGGATCCAGTTGGACAAAACCCCCCAGGAGGACAAAGACCACGCCGACAAGACGGTTTCGGTCCCGTGGACAG TGGGTGAACCCGATGCTCGTGCCTGGTTGGAGCAACATGTGGTGACCCCCTACTGGGTGTCGCACGCCCCCCGATTCGCCCACAGCCTCCATTTACACTCCAACTTGCTCAATGTCTG GGACCAGCACTTGTACAACACCGATCCTCTGTATCTGCCTGAAGAAAAAGCTTTTGTTACCGAGACCCAAGTCGTCCGCGAGACACTGTG GCTTCTATCGGGCGTTAAGAAGCACTTCATATTCCAGCATCACGATGGGAACGTGTCGGTTCGGAATAACGTGGTGGTCACTCATCTCACCAgt AACTGCCTCCGGTCCGTGCTGGAGCACGTGGCCGCGTACGGCCAGGCGGTGTTCCGGCTGCAGAGATTCATCGACGAGGTGACGGGCCACAGTCCCGAGCTGGGTCCGGCCGGCTCCAAGAGGGGCTCGGAGCCCCCGTTCAGGACCTACCAGGCTTTTGTGTGGGCCCTCAATAAGTACTTCGCCGGCTTCAAGGAGGAGCTGGTCGCCATCGAGAGAGTGCTCGTGTGCAAAG ACGAGACGGTGACGCTGTCGGCCGTGCTGGAGCGACTCAGACCGCACCTGGCGCAGATCAAAGTGCTGCACAAGGTCTTCTGCACCGGCGTCGCCGAGGTGCCCCCCGAGACCCCCAATGTGGTGCGGGCCTCCCACCTGCTCAACACGCTCTACAAGGCCATCATCGAGTACGACAGCGTCGGGGAAGCTTCCGAGCAAACG gtGGCCTTACTGTTTTCACTATGGACGGAGACTGTACGACCATATTTGGAGATAGTGGACGAATGGATCGTCCACGGCCACCTGTTCGATCCCGCCAAAGAGTTCATCATCCAGAGGAACAAGGACGTGGCGGTCAACCACCGGGACTTCTGGCACGCCACCTACACGCTCTACAGCATCTCCGAAACGGTGGAGAGCGAGATGAGCGACGCGGCCAGCGGGAGTTCCGCGGGGGACGGCGGGGGCGGCAACCGCCAGCTGACCATGGTGTCCTTCCTCAAACCCGTCCTCAAGCAGATCATCATGGCCGGGAAGTCCATGCAGCTTCTCAAGAACCTGGATCGGAGACAAGATGCGCAGACGGACTCCAGAG ACGCCGAGCGCAAAAGTTTATACACGCTGTTCCTGGAGTCGGTGCAGTCGCGTCTCCGCAGCCAGGACGCGTCCCCCTCTGGCGGCGCGAGCGAGCGACAGGATGCCAGGAAGAGCCTGATCCGGATGCAATCGGTCGTCGCTCAGCATCTCCAGATGCAAGATCTGCATGACCCGCTTCTGGCCATCAACTTCGCCAG gcTGTACTTGGAGCAGAGCGACTTCCACGAGCGCTTCTCGCGGGACGATTTCACCGTGGACCGCTCGTCGCAGTCGGTCACCTGCCAGACCTTCGAGCTGACGCTGCGCTCTTGCCTCTACCCGCACATCCAGCGGCGCTACGTCGACTGCTGCGGGAACCTCATGAAGACCCTGAAAAAAGACTACAA GCTCCTGGAGTACCTTCAGGCCATGCGGAACTACTTCCTGCTGGAGGCCGGCGACACCATGTACGACTTCTACACGGCCATCTTTGACAAGGTGCGCGAAAAGGAGAGCTGGCAGCAGCCGTCCTTCCTCAACGGCCAGCTGCAGGAGGCGGTCGGACAGCGCCGCCCGGAGGACAGCAGCAG ATTGTCAATCTTCTTGGAGACGATTGATCCTGGCCGGAAGAAACATCCCGTCAATAATCTGGAAGTGCTGACACTCAGTTATAAG GTTCCGTGGCCTGTGGACATCGTGATCAGCTCCGAGTGCCAAAAGATCTACAATCAAGTCTTCCTGCTGCTGCTTCAGATCAAATGGGCCAAGTACAGCTTGGACACGCTTCGATTCAGCG ATTTCACAAAGAAAGCGGAGGGCACGCCGGCTGACGGTGCGAGGCAGAAACCAGTCAAGCAGCAGATTCACCGCATGTGTTTGCTGCGCGTCAAACTCATGCACTTCGTCAACAGCCTTCACAACTACATCATGACCAGG ATTCTGCACAGCACCGGACTGGAGTTCCAGCACCAAGTGCAGGAAGCGAAGGACCTGGACCAGCTGATTAAGATCCATTACAGATACTTGGCGACCATTCATGACCGCTGTTTATTGAGGGAGAAG GTCAGTTTTGTTAAGGAAGCCATCATGAAGGTGCTCAATCTTGTCCTCATCTTCTCGGACCGATGGCAAGCCGGATTTGGAGCCTGGAA GATTGAGTCCATTGCCAAAATGGAGTCTGATTTCAAAAATTGTCACATGTTCCTGGTGACCATCCTCAACAAGGCCGTGTGTCGCGGCTCCTTCCCGCACT TGGAGTCGCTCGCCCTGTCGTTGATGGCCGGCTTCGAGCAGTGCTAA
- the tubgcp5 gene encoding gamma-tubulin complex component 5 isoform X1: MAHWSTFEGETKELVRCVSGLEDEEEQNFQLALKFAWSNFRFHHFLDVDSHKVQRSISGIYEKLMVHSEVRKAESWMRLTDEFLNSPLANTNETKTDAHYSILSLLLLLSGSPSNTDFTERPRVKEVEPVDNFDWAKYLLEGEDIDNRPYPDTPEWSEEESEGEDSHQPISRQDSGIQLDKTPQEDKDHADKTVSVPWTVGEPDARAWLEQHVVTPYWVSHAPRFAHSLHLHSNLLNVWDQHLYNTDPLYLPEEKAFVTETQVVRETLWLLSGVKKHFIFQHHDGNVSVRNNVVVTHLTSNCLRSVLEHVAAYGQAVFRLQRFIDEVTGHSPELGPAGSKRGSEPPFRTYQAFVWALNKYFAGFKEELVAIERVLVCKDETVTLSAVLERLRPHLAQIKVLHKVFCTGVAEVPPETPNVVRASHLLNTLYKAIIEYDSVGEASEQTVALLFSLWTETVRPYLEIVDEWIVHGHLFDPAKEFIIQRNKDVAVNHRDFWHATYTLYSISETVESEMSDAASGSSAGDGGGGNRQLTMVSFLKPVLKQIIMAGKSMQLLKNLDRRQDAQTDSRDAERKSLYTLFLESVQSRLRSQDASPSGGASERQDARKSLIRMQSVVAQHLQMQDLHDPLLAINFARLYLEQSDFHERFSRDDFTVDRSSQSVTCQTFELTLRSCLYPHIQRRYVDCCGNLMKTLKKDYKLLEYLQAMRNYFLLEAGDTMYDFYTAIFDKVREKESWQQPSFLNGQLQEAVGQRRPEDSSRLSIFLETIDPGRKKHPVNNLEVLTLSYKVPWPVDIVISSECQKIYNQVFLLLLQIKWAKYSLDTLRFSEFADFTKKAEGTPADGARQKPVKQQIHRMCLLRVKLMHFVNSLHNYIMTRILHSTGLEFQHQVQEAKDLDQLIKIHYRYLATIHDRCLLREKVSFVKEAIMKVLNLVLIFSDRWQAGFGAWKIESIAKMESDFKNCHMFLVTILNKAVCRGSFPHLESLALSLMAGFEQC, translated from the exons ATGGCTCACTGGAGCACCTTCGAGGGGGAGACGAAGGAGCTGGTCAGGTGTGTGAGCGGACTGGAGGACGAAGAGGAGCAAAACTTCCAGCTAGCGCTCAAATTCGCTTGGTCCAATTTCAG GTTCCATCACTTCCTGGATGTGGACAGCCACAAAGTGCAGCGTAGCATCAGTGG AATCTACGAAAAGCTGATGGTCCACTCGGAAGTGCGTAAGGCCGAAAGCTGGATGAGGCTGACTGATGAGTTCCTCAATTCGCCGCTGGCGAACACCAATGAAACGAAG ACGGACGCTCACTACAGCATACTGTCGCTGCTTCTCCTGTTGTCGGGCTCCCCCTCCAACACAGACTTTACGGAGCGACCCCGGGTCAAGGAGGTTG aacCAGTGGACAACTTTGATTGGGCGAAATACCTTCTGGAGGGTGAGGACATCGACAATAGGCCGTACCCTGATACTCCG GAGTGGTCCGAGGAGGAGAGCGAGGGCGAGGACAGCCATCAGCCAATCAGCAGGCAGGACTCCGGGATCCAGTTGGACAAAACCCCCCAGGAGGACAAAGACCACGCCGACAAGACGGTTTCGGTCCCGTGGACAG TGGGTGAACCCGATGCTCGTGCCTGGTTGGAGCAACATGTGGTGACCCCCTACTGGGTGTCGCACGCCCCCCGATTCGCCCACAGCCTCCATTTACACTCCAACTTGCTCAATGTCTG GGACCAGCACTTGTACAACACCGATCCTCTGTATCTGCCTGAAGAAAAAGCTTTTGTTACCGAGACCCAAGTCGTCCGCGAGACACTGTG GCTTCTATCGGGCGTTAAGAAGCACTTCATATTCCAGCATCACGATGGGAACGTGTCGGTTCGGAATAACGTGGTGGTCACTCATCTCACCAgt AACTGCCTCCGGTCCGTGCTGGAGCACGTGGCCGCGTACGGCCAGGCGGTGTTCCGGCTGCAGAGATTCATCGACGAGGTGACGGGCCACAGTCCCGAGCTGGGTCCGGCCGGCTCCAAGAGGGGCTCGGAGCCCCCGTTCAGGACCTACCAGGCTTTTGTGTGGGCCCTCAATAAGTACTTCGCCGGCTTCAAGGAGGAGCTGGTCGCCATCGAGAGAGTGCTCGTGTGCAAAG ACGAGACGGTGACGCTGTCGGCCGTGCTGGAGCGACTCAGACCGCACCTGGCGCAGATCAAAGTGCTGCACAAGGTCTTCTGCACCGGCGTCGCCGAGGTGCCCCCCGAGACCCCCAATGTGGTGCGGGCCTCCCACCTGCTCAACACGCTCTACAAGGCCATCATCGAGTACGACAGCGTCGGGGAAGCTTCCGAGCAAACG gtGGCCTTACTGTTTTCACTATGGACGGAGACTGTACGACCATATTTGGAGATAGTGGACGAATGGATCGTCCACGGCCACCTGTTCGATCCCGCCAAAGAGTTCATCATCCAGAGGAACAAGGACGTGGCGGTCAACCACCGGGACTTCTGGCACGCCACCTACACGCTCTACAGCATCTCCGAAACGGTGGAGAGCGAGATGAGCGACGCGGCCAGCGGGAGTTCCGCGGGGGACGGCGGGGGCGGCAACCGCCAGCTGACCATGGTGTCCTTCCTCAAACCCGTCCTCAAGCAGATCATCATGGCCGGGAAGTCCATGCAGCTTCTCAAGAACCTGGATCGGAGACAAGATGCGCAGACGGACTCCAGAG ACGCCGAGCGCAAAAGTTTATACACGCTGTTCCTGGAGTCGGTGCAGTCGCGTCTCCGCAGCCAGGACGCGTCCCCCTCTGGCGGCGCGAGCGAGCGACAGGATGCCAGGAAGAGCCTGATCCGGATGCAATCGGTCGTCGCTCAGCATCTCCAGATGCAAGATCTGCATGACCCGCTTCTGGCCATCAACTTCGCCAG gcTGTACTTGGAGCAGAGCGACTTCCACGAGCGCTTCTCGCGGGACGATTTCACCGTGGACCGCTCGTCGCAGTCGGTCACCTGCCAGACCTTCGAGCTGACGCTGCGCTCTTGCCTCTACCCGCACATCCAGCGGCGCTACGTCGACTGCTGCGGGAACCTCATGAAGACCCTGAAAAAAGACTACAA GCTCCTGGAGTACCTTCAGGCCATGCGGAACTACTTCCTGCTGGAGGCCGGCGACACCATGTACGACTTCTACACGGCCATCTTTGACAAGGTGCGCGAAAAGGAGAGCTGGCAGCAGCCGTCCTTCCTCAACGGCCAGCTGCAGGAGGCGGTCGGACAGCGCCGCCCGGAGGACAGCAGCAG ATTGTCAATCTTCTTGGAGACGATTGATCCTGGCCGGAAGAAACATCCCGTCAATAATCTGGAAGTGCTGACACTCAGTTATAAG GTTCCGTGGCCTGTGGACATCGTGATCAGCTCCGAGTGCCAAAAGATCTACAATCAAGTCTTCCTGCTGCTGCTTCAGATCAAATGGGCCAAGTACAGCTTGGACACGCTTCGATTCAGCG AGTTTGCAGATTTCACAAAGAAAGCGGAGGGCACGCCGGCTGACGGTGCGAGGCAGAAACCAGTCAAGCAGCAGATTCACCGCATGTGTTTGCTGCGCGTCAAACTCATGCACTTCGTCAACAGCCTTCACAACTACATCATGACCAGG ATTCTGCACAGCACCGGACTGGAGTTCCAGCACCAAGTGCAGGAAGCGAAGGACCTGGACCAGCTGATTAAGATCCATTACAGATACTTGGCGACCATTCATGACCGCTGTTTATTGAGGGAGAAG GTCAGTTTTGTTAAGGAAGCCATCATGAAGGTGCTCAATCTTGTCCTCATCTTCTCGGACCGATGGCAAGCCGGATTTGGAGCCTGGAA GATTGAGTCCATTGCCAAAATGGAGTCTGATTTCAAAAATTGTCACATGTTCCTGGTGACCATCCTCAACAAGGCCGTGTGTCGCGGCTCCTTCCCGCACT TGGAGTCGCTCGCCCTGTCGTTGATGGCCGGCTTCGAGCAGTGCTAA
- the chst7 gene encoding carbohydrate sulfotransferase 7, with the protein MKRRLQKKYLILILAYTGLLLLIPYVFDFGERSLQRSKHGLLQQQSRCSDLKNAVALLWEHGYKVDGANGTEPPGPGAPRTHIYLHATWRTGSSFLGELFNQHPDVFYLYEPMWHIWQALYPGDAGSLQGAVRDMLSALFRCDFSVLKLYAGSQNLTTAFIFGWKMNKVVCSEPLCDAHQRHRVGLVQEDRCAKCPKRDIRELERECKKYPVVVIKGVRVLDLSTLVPLMKDPAINLHIVQLFRDPRAVHNSRLKSKQALVKESIQVLRSKKHNDKYKRLLVPSNRLNRAESYVSSAMELICDNWLGDMMLVTNAPPWVRRSYHRVRYEDLVLHPARELQKLYRFSNLSTSPELERFALNMTHGRGYSSDRPFLISSRDAKEAIFAWRERLSVEQIEQVEAYCSEVMRQLGYPNHSAEKTT; encoded by the exons ATGAAGAGGAGGCTCCAGAAGAAATACTTGATTCTGATCCTCGCCTACACGGGTTTGCTCCTGCTCATCCCCTATGTGTTCGACTTCGGCGAGCGCTCGCTGCAGCGCTCCAAGCACGGGCTCCTGCAGCAGCAGTCGCGGTGCTCGGACCTGAAGAACGCCGTGGCGCTGCTGTGGGAGCACGGCTACAAAGTGGACGGCGCCAACGGCACGGAGCCGCCCGGGCCCGGCGCGCCTCGCACGCACATCTACCTGCACGCCACCTGGAGGACCGGCTCGTCGTTCCTGGGCGAGCTGTTCAACCAGCACCCGGACGTGTTCTACCTGTACGAGCCCATGTGGCACATCTGGCAGGCCTTGTACCCGGGCGACGCGGGCAGCCTGCAGGGCGCCGTGCGCGACATGCTGAGCGCGCTGTTCCGCTGCGACTTCTCCGTGCTCAAGCTGTACGCCGGCTCGCAGAACCTCACCACCGCCTTCATCTTCGGCTGGAAGATGAACAAGGTGGTGTGCTCCGAGCCGCTGTGCGACGCCCACCAGCGCCACCGCGTCGGCCTGGTGCAGGAGGACCGCTGCGCCAAGTGCCCCAAGCGGGACATACGCGAGCTGGAGCGGGAGTGCAAGAAGTACCCGGTGGTGGTCATCAAGGGCGTGCGCGTTCTGGACCTCAGCACGCTGGTTCCGCTCATGAAGGACCCGGCGATCAACTTGCACATCGTGCAGCTCTTTCGAGACCCGAGAGCCGTGCACAACTCTCGCCTCAAGTCCAAGCAGGCTCTGGTGAAGGAGAGCATCCAG GTGCTCCGCAGCAAGAAGCACAACGACAAGTACAAGCGTCTGCTGGTGCCCAGCAACCGCCTGAACCGCGCCGAAAGCTACGTGTCCAGCGCCATGGAGCTCATCTGCGACAACTGGCTGGGCGACATGATGTTGGTGACCAACGCGCCGCCGTGGGTGCGCCGCAGCTACCACCGGGTCCGCTACGAGGACCTGGTGCTGCACCCGGCCCGGGAGCTGCAGAAGCTCTACCGCTTCTCCAACCTGTCCACGTCGCCGGAGCTGGAGAGATTCGCCCTCAACATGACCCACGGTCGCGGGTACTCGTCAGACCGGCCCTTCCTCATCTCGTCGCGGGACGCCAAGGAGGCCATCTTCGCGTGGCGGGAGCGGCTCAGCGTGGAGCAGATCGAGCAGGTGGAGGCCTACTGCAGCGAGGTCATGAGGCAGCTCGGATACCCCAACCACAGCGCGGAGAAAACCACATGA